Proteins encoded within one genomic window of Halorussus salilacus:
- a CDS encoding SHOCT domain-containing protein encodes MGPLRDRTVTLLLAGFLTSLVVIVGLTAFGLLAVAAALASAASGASPLFVAVEAAAPFVAGLMLVGVLSVALFVATTVAAVRRASMPRSQRLARVARLVERVSEDAREFGLAERFEPTHKERLADLKRAYVEGEMTEWEYERRLETLLVEEGDPDERGVGDERRRRSSPKRGRESRKRGRESRNFDREFER; translated from the coding sequence ATGGGACCGCTACGCGACCGGACGGTCACGCTCCTCCTCGCGGGATTCCTGACCTCGCTCGTCGTCATCGTCGGACTCACGGCGTTCGGCCTCCTCGCGGTGGCGGCCGCGCTCGCGAGCGCGGCCAGCGGGGCGTCCCCGCTGTTCGTCGCCGTCGAGGCCGCCGCGCCGTTCGTCGCGGGCCTGATGCTCGTCGGCGTCCTCTCGGTCGCGCTGTTCGTCGCGACGACCGTCGCGGCGGTTCGCCGGGCGTCGATGCCCCGGAGCCAGCGACTCGCCCGAGTCGCCCGACTGGTCGAGCGCGTTTCCGAGGACGCCCGGGAGTTCGGCCTCGCCGAGCGGTTCGAACCCACCCACAAGGAGCGACTCGCCGACCTCAAGCGGGCGTACGTCGAGGGCGAGATGACCGAGTGGGAGTACGAGCGCCGACTGGAGACGCTGTTGGTCGAGGAGGGCGACCCCGACGAGCGAGGCGTCGGCGACGAGCGCCGGAGGCGCTCGTCGCCGAAACGCGGCCGCGAGTCGCGGAAACGCGGCCGCGAGTCGCGGAACTTCGACCGCGAGTTCGAGCGATGA